One segment of Meriones unguiculatus strain TT.TT164.6M chromosome 3, Bangor_MerUng_6.1, whole genome shotgun sequence DNA contains the following:
- the Marcksl1 gene encoding MARCKS-related protein: protein MGSQSSKAPRGDVTAEEAAGASPAKANGQENGHVKSNGDLTPKGEGESPPVNGTEEAAGATGDAIEPAPPSQEAEAKGEVAPKETPKKKKKFSFKKPFKLSGLSFKRNRKEGGGDSSASSPTEEEQEQGEISACSDEGTAQEGKAAATPESQEPQAKGAEASAASKGGDTEEEAGPQAAEPSTPSGPESGPASASAEQDE from the exons ATGGGCAGCCAGAGCTCCAAGGCTCCCCGGGGCGACGTGACCGCCGAGGAGGCAGCGGGCGCTTCCCCCGCAAAGGCCAACGGACAG GAGAATGGCCACGTGAAAAGCAATGGAGACTTAACCCCCAAGGGTGAAGGGGAGTCACCACCCGTGAACGGAACAGAGGAGGCAGCTGGGGCTACTGGTGATGCCATCGAGCCAGCGCCCCCTagccaggaagctgaggccaAGGGGGAGGTCGCCCCCAAGGAGacccccaagaagaagaagaaattctcTTTCAAGAAGCCTTTCAAATTGAGCGGCCTGTCCTTCAAGAGAAATCGGAAGGAGGGTGGGGGTGATTCCTCGGCCTCCtcacccacagaggaagagcaggagCAGGGGGAAATCAGCGCCTGCAGCGACGAGGGCACTGCCCAAGAAGGGAAGGCTGCTGCCACCCCTGAAAGCCAAGAGCCCCAGGCCAAGGGGGCAGAGGCTAGTGCTGCCTCTAAGGGAGGAGACACGGAAGAGGAGGCAGGGCCCCAGGCTGCAGAGCCGTCCACTCCCTCGGGGCCAGAGAGTGGCCCTGCATCTGCCAGTGCTGAGCAGGATGAGTAG
- the Hdac1 gene encoding histone deacetylase 1 isoform X2: protein MAQTQGTKRKVCYYYDGDVGNYYYGQGHPMKPHRIRMTHNLLLNYGLYRKMEIYRPHKANAEEMTKYHSDDYIKFLRSIRPDNMSEYSKQMQRFNVGEDCPVFDGLFEFCQLSTGGSVASAVKLNKQQTDIAVNWAGGLHHAKKSEASGFCYVNDIVLAILELLKYHQRVLYIDIDIHHGDGVEEAFYTTDRVMTVSFHKYGEYFPGTGDLRDIGAGKGKYYAVNYPLRDGIDDESYEAIFKPVMSKVMEMFQPSAVVLQCGSDSLSGDRLGCFNLTIKGHAKCVEFVKSFNLPMLMLGGGGYTIRNVARCWTYETAVALDTEIPNELPYNDYFEYFGPDFKLHISPSNMTNQNTNEYLEKIKQRLFENLRMLPHAPGVQMQAIPEDAIPEESGDEDEEDPDKRISICSSDKRIACEEEFSDSDEEGEGGRKNSSNFKKAKRVKTEDEKEKDPEEKKEVTEEEKIKEEKPEVKGVKEEVKLA, encoded by the exons ATGGCGCAGACTCAGGGCACCAAGAGGAAAGTCTGTTACTACTATGATG GGGATGTTGGAAACTACTATTATGGACAAGGCCACCCAATGAAGCCTCACCGAATCCGCATGACTCACAATTTGCTGCTGAACTATGGTCTCTACCGAAAAATGGAAATTTAT CGTCCTCATAAAGCCAATGCTGAGGAGATGACAAAATACCACAGTGATGACTACATTAAATTCTTGCGTTCCATTCGCCCAGATAACATGTCTGAGTACAGCAAGCAAATGCAGAGAT TCAACGTTGGTGAGGACTGTCCAGTATTTGATGGCCTGTTTGAGTTCTGTCAGTTGTCTACTGGTGGCTCCGTAG CAAGTGCTGTGAAACTTAATAAGCAGCAGACGGACATCGCTGTGAACTGGGCTGGAGGCCTGCACCATGCGAAGAAGTCTGAAGCATCTGGCTTCTGTTACGTCAATGATATCgtcttggccatcctggaactgcTAAA GTATCACCAGCGGGTGCTGTACATTGACATCGATATTCACCATGGCGACGGCGTGGAAGAGGCCTTCTACACCACAGACCGGGTCATGACTGTGTCCTTTCATAAATACGGAGAGTACTTCCCAGGAACTGGGGACCTACGG GATATTGGGGCTGGCAAAGGAAAGTACTATGCTGTTAACTACCCGCTGCGAGACGGGATCGATGATGAGTCCTATGAAGCTATCTTCAAGCCA gtcatGTCCAAAGTGATGGAGATGTTCCAGCCTAGTGCAGTGGTCTTACAGTGTGGCTCAGACTCCCTGTCTGGGGATAGGTTAGGCTGCTTCAATCTCACCATCAAAG GTCACGCCAAGTGTGTGGAGTTCGTCAAGAGTTTCAACTTGCCTATGCTGATGCTGGGAGGAGGTGGCTATACCATCCGTAATGTGGCTCGGTGCTGGACTTACGAAACAGCTGTGGCCCTGGACACAGAGATCCCTAATG AGCTACCATACAATGACTACTTTGAATACTTTGGACCGGATTTCAAGCTTCACATCAGCCCTTCCAATATGACTAACCAGAACACTAATGAGTACCTGGAAAAGATCAA GCAGCGACTTTTTGAGAACTTGAGAATGCTGCCCCATGCACCTGGGGTCCAGATGCAGGCCATACCTGAAGATGCCATCCCAGAGGAGAGTGGTGATGAGGATGAAGAAGACCCTGACAAACGCATCTCCA TCTGCTCCTCTGACAAACGAATTGCCTGTGAGGAAGAATTCTCTGATTCAGATGAGGAGGGAGAAGGTGGTCGCAAGAACTCATCTAACTTCAAAAAAGCCAAAAGagtgaaaacagaagatgaaaaagagaaagatccagaagaaaaaaaag AAGtcacagaagaggagaaaatcAAGGAGGAGAAGCCAGAAGTCAAAGG GGTCAAAGAAGAGGTCAAGTTGGCCTGA
- the Hdac1 gene encoding histone deacetylase 1 isoform X1 has translation MAQTQGTKRKVCYYYDGDVGNYYYGQGHPMKPHRIRMTHNLLLNYGLYRKMEIYRPHKANAEEMTKYHSDDYIKFLRSIRPDNMSEYSKQMQRFNVGEDCPVFDGLFEFCQLSTGGSVASAVKLNKQQTDIAVNWAGGLHHAKKSEASGFCYVNDIVLAILELLKYHQRVLYIDIDIHHGDGVEEAFYTTDRVMTVSFHKYGEYFPGTGDLRDIGAGKGKYYAVNYPLRDGIDDESYEAIFKPVMSKVMEMFQPSAVVLQCGSDSLSGDRLGCFNLTIKGHAKCVEFVKSFNLPMLMLGGGGYTIRNVARCWTYETAVALDTEIPNELPYNDYFEYFGPDFKLHISPSNMTNQNTNEYLEKIKQRLFENLRMLPHAPGVQMQAIPEDAIPEESGDEDEEDPDKRISICSSDKRIACEEEFSDSDEEGEGGRKNSSNFKKAKRVKTEDEKEKDPEEKKGSHRRGENQGGEARSQRGQRRGQVGLSKIYSSDFSPDSSLSPRFYIFYSSVYLYKIY, from the exons ATGGCGCAGACTCAGGGCACCAAGAGGAAAGTCTGTTACTACTATGATG GGGATGTTGGAAACTACTATTATGGACAAGGCCACCCAATGAAGCCTCACCGAATCCGCATGACTCACAATTTGCTGCTGAACTATGGTCTCTACCGAAAAATGGAAATTTAT CGTCCTCATAAAGCCAATGCTGAGGAGATGACAAAATACCACAGTGATGACTACATTAAATTCTTGCGTTCCATTCGCCCAGATAACATGTCTGAGTACAGCAAGCAAATGCAGAGAT TCAACGTTGGTGAGGACTGTCCAGTATTTGATGGCCTGTTTGAGTTCTGTCAGTTGTCTACTGGTGGCTCCGTAG CAAGTGCTGTGAAACTTAATAAGCAGCAGACGGACATCGCTGTGAACTGGGCTGGAGGCCTGCACCATGCGAAGAAGTCTGAAGCATCTGGCTTCTGTTACGTCAATGATATCgtcttggccatcctggaactgcTAAA GTATCACCAGCGGGTGCTGTACATTGACATCGATATTCACCATGGCGACGGCGTGGAAGAGGCCTTCTACACCACAGACCGGGTCATGACTGTGTCCTTTCATAAATACGGAGAGTACTTCCCAGGAACTGGGGACCTACGG GATATTGGGGCTGGCAAAGGAAAGTACTATGCTGTTAACTACCCGCTGCGAGACGGGATCGATGATGAGTCCTATGAAGCTATCTTCAAGCCA gtcatGTCCAAAGTGATGGAGATGTTCCAGCCTAGTGCAGTGGTCTTACAGTGTGGCTCAGACTCCCTGTCTGGGGATAGGTTAGGCTGCTTCAATCTCACCATCAAAG GTCACGCCAAGTGTGTGGAGTTCGTCAAGAGTTTCAACTTGCCTATGCTGATGCTGGGAGGAGGTGGCTATACCATCCGTAATGTGGCTCGGTGCTGGACTTACGAAACAGCTGTGGCCCTGGACACAGAGATCCCTAATG AGCTACCATACAATGACTACTTTGAATACTTTGGACCGGATTTCAAGCTTCACATCAGCCCTTCCAATATGACTAACCAGAACACTAATGAGTACCTGGAAAAGATCAA GCAGCGACTTTTTGAGAACTTGAGAATGCTGCCCCATGCACCTGGGGTCCAGATGCAGGCCATACCTGAAGATGCCATCCCAGAGGAGAGTGGTGATGAGGATGAAGAAGACCCTGACAAACGCATCTCCA TCTGCTCCTCTGACAAACGAATTGCCTGTGAGGAAGAATTCTCTGATTCAGATGAGGAGGGAGAAGGTGGTCGCAAGAACTCATCTAACTTCAAAAAAGCCAAAAGagtgaaaacagaagatgaaaaagagaaagatccagaagaaaaaaaaggtag tcacagaagaggagaaaatcAAGGAGGAGAAGCCAGAAGTCAAAGG GGTCAAAGAAGAGGTCAAGTTGGCCTGAGCAAGATCTACAGCTCTGACTTCTCCCCAGATTCCTCACTTTCCCccagattttatattttctattcttctgtgtatttatataaaatatattaa